One Scomber scombrus chromosome 4, fScoSco1.1, whole genome shotgun sequence genomic region harbors:
- the sorbs3 gene encoding vinexin isoform X2: MQSQCVEAVGDPNGSKIVFNQEVVISPGLPTPPLSPFRSARQPSGESKVSEVNGSGPTSLSFGSYYGPSQSYGGLSNGVQACATLPRSWTPTREERLIKFSGIGPVDETGMPIASRSSVNKPRDWYKSMFRQIHKKPEDDEEDSERWSAERLQLSANTEENNEADKNLFRLTPYGALPDWSEDVDKLSDPGKQHPQPKSIFDFEPGRSTTSESQSQAHLSLKKQPEKPKSPSVEASLVSELSRFEAELDSEIQGLERRLSQKKQRRGRGEEARGRDPVAAPKTGTTNYSNLSASKQPVHRPVGPSPASIPTYVERLSPANETMEHSPKKEEKKMKAARVKFNFQAQSPKELSLQKGDIVYIHRQVDNNWFEGEHHGRAGIFPSTYVEILPPSEKPTPIKSPTVQVLDYGEAVALFNFNADLPVELSFRKGEIISITRRVDEKWLEGRISGTSRSGIFPASYVQVNKMPRTKYSTDDYPAGPMSPVSPGPQSPGRPLHSPCLRSPVSPFTPTSLSPQPEHSPLKPSSSVPYGSPASQSRSPTQTPVSKETAYRWPHSTSTTASPTNQNSHWGGTHSANQSSMARAVSPLTQSSASVHRAGATTANTPRYTDPSQGATTNRAAPSNPHVNSLPPTHGPNNAGSTMVQRLPFKAVYNYKPQNSDELELREGDIVQVMEKCDDGWFVGTSERTHAFGTFPGNYVAPV, encoded by the exons ATGCAGTCTCAg TGTGTGGAAGCGGTTGGGGACCCAAATGGCTCCAAGATTGTCTTCAACCAAGAGGTGGTCATCTCTCCTGGACTCCCTACTCCTCCTCTGAGTCCTTTTCGCTCAGCGAGGCAGCCATCTGGAGAGTCTAAG GTGTCAGAGGTGAATGGAAGTGGCCCAACATCTCTCAGCTTTGGATCATACTATGGCCCCTCACAATCATATG GGGGGCTGTCCAATGGCGTCCAGGCCTGTGCCACTCTACCACGTAGCTGGACTCCCACCAGAGAGGAGAGACTTATCAAGTTCTCAGGAATTGGCCCGGTGGATGAGACAGGGATGCCTATTGCCTCCAGATCA AGTGTGAACAAGCCCAGAGACTGGTACAAGAGCATGTTCAGACAGATTCACAAGAAGCCAGAGG ATGATGAGGAAGATTCAGAGAGGTGGTCAGCCGAAC GGCTCCAGTTATCTGCCAACACAGAGGAAAATAATGAAGCAGACAAGAATCTCTTCAGACTAACACCTTATGGAGCCTTACCAGACTG GAGTGAAGATGTAGATAAGTTGTCAGACCCGGGAAAGCAGCACCCTCAACCGAAGAGCATATTCGACTTTGAGCCTGGGAGGAGCACCACCTCTGAAAGCCAGAGCCAG gCTCATCTGTCACTGAAGAAACAGCCTGAGAAACCCAAGTCCCCTTCAGTTGAG GCCAGTCTGGTCTCTGAGCTGAGtcggtttgaggctgagctggaCTCGGAGATCCAGGGCCTGGAGAGGAGACTTTCCCAGAAGAAGCAGCGTCGAGGCCGGGGTGAG GAGGCCAGAGGCAGGGATCCAGTTGCTGCCCCCAAGACCGGGACTACAAACTACAG caATTTATCAGCATCCAAACAACCTGTCCATCGCCCTGTTGGCCCATCACCAGCCTCCATTCCCACATATG TAGAACGTCTCTCTCCTGCAAATGAAACCATGGAGCACTCTCctaagaaagaggagaagaag aTGAAAGCAGCAAGAGTCAAGTTCAATTTCCAGGCTCAGTCACCCAA GGAGCTCTCACTGCAGAAAGGCGACATTGTCTACATCCACAGGCAGGTCGACAACAACTGGTTTGAAGGAGAACATCATGGCAGAGCTGGCATTTTCCCCTCGACCTATGTGGAG ATTCTGCCTCCTTCAGAGAAGCCAACACCTATAAAGTCTCCCACTGTACAGGTGTTGGACTATGGGGAAGCTGTCgctttgtttaattttaatgcGGACCTTCCAGTTGAACTCTCTTTTCGTAAA gGTGAGATAATCAGCATAACCAGGCGTGTTGACGAAAAGTGGTTGGAGGGGAGGATCTCAGGGACCAGCCGTAGTGGCATCTTCCCCGCCTCTTATGTTCAGGTCAACAAGATGCCCCGCACCAAATACTCCACAGACGACTACCCAGCAGGCCCCATGTCCCCCGTCTCACCTGGACCCCAGAGTCCAGGACGTCCACTCCATTCACCCTGCCTGCGGTCACCAGTGTCCCCTTTCACCCCCACCTCACTCAGCCCCCAACCTGAGCACTCTCCCTTGAAGCCGTCTTCATCTGTACCTTATGGCAGCCCAGCTTCACAGTCACGCTCCCCCACCCAGACACCCGTATCCAAAGAAACAGCCTATCGGTGGCCCCACAGTACCTCCACAACTGCTTCACCCACCAACCAGAACAGTCACTGGGGTGGGACACACTCAGCTAACCAGAGCTCCATGGCTAGAGCTGTTTCACCGCTCACCCAGTCGTCGGCCTCTGTGCATAGAGCAGGAGCCACCACAGCGAACACTCCCAGATACACTGACCCGTCACAG GGTGCAACAACAAACCGAGCTGCTCCTTCTAATCCACACGTCAACTCCCTCCCACCAACACATGGGCCAAACAACGCTGGCTCCACGATGGTGCAACGCCTGCC ATTTAAAGCTGTTTACAACTACAAACCACAGAATTCAGACGAGTTGGAGCTCAGAGAAGGAGACATTGTGCAAGTGATGGAGAAATGTGATGATGGCTGGTTTGTAG GTACGTCAGAACGGACTCATGCTTTTGGGACTTTTCCTGGGAATTATGTGGCACCAGTTTGA
- the sorbs3 gene encoding vinexin isoform X1, translating to MQSQQCVEAVGDPNGSKIVFNQEVVISPGLPTPPLSPFRSARQPSGESKVSEVNGSGPTSLSFGSYYGPSQSYGGLSNGVQACATLPRSWTPTREERLIKFSGIGPVDETGMPIASRSSVNKPRDWYKSMFRQIHKKPEDDEEDSERWSAERLQLSANTEENNEADKNLFRLTPYGALPDWSEDVDKLSDPGKQHPQPKSIFDFEPGRSTTSESQSQAHLSLKKQPEKPKSPSVEASLVSELSRFEAELDSEIQGLERRLSQKKQRRGRGEEARGRDPVAAPKTGTTNYSNLSASKQPVHRPVGPSPASIPTYVERLSPANETMEHSPKKEEKKMKAARVKFNFQAQSPKELSLQKGDIVYIHRQVDNNWFEGEHHGRAGIFPSTYVEILPPSEKPTPIKSPTVQVLDYGEAVALFNFNADLPVELSFRKGEIISITRRVDEKWLEGRISGTSRSGIFPASYVQVNKMPRTKYSTDDYPAGPMSPVSPGPQSPGRPLHSPCLRSPVSPFTPTSLSPQPEHSPLKPSSSVPYGSPASQSRSPTQTPVSKETAYRWPHSTSTTASPTNQNSHWGGTHSANQSSMARAVSPLTQSSASVHRAGATTANTPRYTDPSQGATTNRAAPSNPHVNSLPPTHGPNNAGSTMVQRLPFKAVYNYKPQNSDELELREGDIVQVMEKCDDGWFVGTSERTHAFGTFPGNYVAPV from the exons ATGCAGTCTCAg CAGTGTGTGGAAGCGGTTGGGGACCCAAATGGCTCCAAGATTGTCTTCAACCAAGAGGTGGTCATCTCTCCTGGACTCCCTACTCCTCCTCTGAGTCCTTTTCGCTCAGCGAGGCAGCCATCTGGAGAGTCTAAG GTGTCAGAGGTGAATGGAAGTGGCCCAACATCTCTCAGCTTTGGATCATACTATGGCCCCTCACAATCATATG GGGGGCTGTCCAATGGCGTCCAGGCCTGTGCCACTCTACCACGTAGCTGGACTCCCACCAGAGAGGAGAGACTTATCAAGTTCTCAGGAATTGGCCCGGTGGATGAGACAGGGATGCCTATTGCCTCCAGATCA AGTGTGAACAAGCCCAGAGACTGGTACAAGAGCATGTTCAGACAGATTCACAAGAAGCCAGAGG ATGATGAGGAAGATTCAGAGAGGTGGTCAGCCGAAC GGCTCCAGTTATCTGCCAACACAGAGGAAAATAATGAAGCAGACAAGAATCTCTTCAGACTAACACCTTATGGAGCCTTACCAGACTG GAGTGAAGATGTAGATAAGTTGTCAGACCCGGGAAAGCAGCACCCTCAACCGAAGAGCATATTCGACTTTGAGCCTGGGAGGAGCACCACCTCTGAAAGCCAGAGCCAG gCTCATCTGTCACTGAAGAAACAGCCTGAGAAACCCAAGTCCCCTTCAGTTGAG GCCAGTCTGGTCTCTGAGCTGAGtcggtttgaggctgagctggaCTCGGAGATCCAGGGCCTGGAGAGGAGACTTTCCCAGAAGAAGCAGCGTCGAGGCCGGGGTGAG GAGGCCAGAGGCAGGGATCCAGTTGCTGCCCCCAAGACCGGGACTACAAACTACAG caATTTATCAGCATCCAAACAACCTGTCCATCGCCCTGTTGGCCCATCACCAGCCTCCATTCCCACATATG TAGAACGTCTCTCTCCTGCAAATGAAACCATGGAGCACTCTCctaagaaagaggagaagaag aTGAAAGCAGCAAGAGTCAAGTTCAATTTCCAGGCTCAGTCACCCAA GGAGCTCTCACTGCAGAAAGGCGACATTGTCTACATCCACAGGCAGGTCGACAACAACTGGTTTGAAGGAGAACATCATGGCAGAGCTGGCATTTTCCCCTCGACCTATGTGGAG ATTCTGCCTCCTTCAGAGAAGCCAACACCTATAAAGTCTCCCACTGTACAGGTGTTGGACTATGGGGAAGCTGTCgctttgtttaattttaatgcGGACCTTCCAGTTGAACTCTCTTTTCGTAAA gGTGAGATAATCAGCATAACCAGGCGTGTTGACGAAAAGTGGTTGGAGGGGAGGATCTCAGGGACCAGCCGTAGTGGCATCTTCCCCGCCTCTTATGTTCAGGTCAACAAGATGCCCCGCACCAAATACTCCACAGACGACTACCCAGCAGGCCCCATGTCCCCCGTCTCACCTGGACCCCAGAGTCCAGGACGTCCACTCCATTCACCCTGCCTGCGGTCACCAGTGTCCCCTTTCACCCCCACCTCACTCAGCCCCCAACCTGAGCACTCTCCCTTGAAGCCGTCTTCATCTGTACCTTATGGCAGCCCAGCTTCACAGTCACGCTCCCCCACCCAGACACCCGTATCCAAAGAAACAGCCTATCGGTGGCCCCACAGTACCTCCACAACTGCTTCACCCACCAACCAGAACAGTCACTGGGGTGGGACACACTCAGCTAACCAGAGCTCCATGGCTAGAGCTGTTTCACCGCTCACCCAGTCGTCGGCCTCTGTGCATAGAGCAGGAGCCACCACAGCGAACACTCCCAGATACACTGACCCGTCACAG GGTGCAACAACAAACCGAGCTGCTCCTTCTAATCCACACGTCAACTCCCTCCCACCAACACATGGGCCAAACAACGCTGGCTCCACGATGGTGCAACGCCTGCC ATTTAAAGCTGTTTACAACTACAAACCACAGAATTCAGACGAGTTGGAGCTCAGAGAAGGAGACATTGTGCAAGTGATGGAGAAATGTGATGATGGCTGGTTTGTAG GTACGTCAGAACGGACTCATGCTTTTGGGACTTTTCCTGGGAATTATGTGGCACCAGTTTGA